GTCAGGGCCCGGCCGTCGGCTCGGCGACCTTCACCGGGCTGACGCTGAGCGACAACGACCAGGACATCCGCAACACGACGTCCACCTTCACCATCATCCGCAACTGAGAAAGCGCGCAGGTGCCCGCCGGGAACCGTTTCCCGGCGGGCACCGCCGTGCCAGGATGGCGGTGATCGCGGACGGAGGTGGGCTCGTGCGGATCCTGGTCACCGGCGGGACCGGCCAGCTCGGCAGGCCGGTCGTGGAACGCCTGCGCGCGGCGGGGGAGGAGGTCCGCGTGCTCAGCCGCCAGGCGGGTCCGGACGTCGTCCCCGGCGATCTGCGGACCGGGCGCGGCATCGACAGCGCGGTGGCCGGGGTGGACGTCGTCGTCCACTGCGCCACCGACTTCTTCGGCCGGGAGACCGACTTCGCGCGCACGCTCGTCGAGGCGGCCCGCTGGGCCGGTGGCCCGCACCTGGTCTACGTCTCGATCGTCGGCGTCGACCGCGTCCCGCTCGGCTACTACCGGGCGAAGCTCGAGACCGAGGAGTTCCTCGCCGCGTCCGGGCTGCCGTACACGATCCAGCGGGCGACGCAGTTCCACGCCCTGGTCCGGACGCTGTTCGCCGGCGCGGCGCGGCTGCCGGTGGTGCCGGTGCCGCGGGTCTCGTTCCAGCCGGTCGACGTCCGCGACGTCGCCGGGCGGCTGGTGGACCTCGCGCTGGGCGACCCGGCCGGGCGGGTGCCCGACTTCGGCGGTCCCGAGATCCTCGCCGCGGCCGAGCTGGCGCAGGCCGTCGTGGAGGCGAGCGGCCGGCGCCGGCGGATCGTGCCGGTGAGCGTGCCGGGGGAGGCGTTCCGGGCCTACACCGGCGGCGGTCACCTGGCCCCGGACCACCTCGACGGCAAGATCACCTTCGCCCAGTACCTGGCCGAACAGCCGGACGCGGGCGTGCTGCGCTGCCGGAAGCGTCATTCCGCCGGGACGTAGTCACCGCCGGTG
This genomic window from Amycolatopsis mongoliensis contains:
- a CDS encoding SDR family oxidoreductase; amino-acid sequence: MRILVTGGTGQLGRPVVERLRAAGEEVRVLSRQAGPDVVPGDLRTGRGIDSAVAGVDVVVHCATDFFGRETDFARTLVEAARWAGGPHLVYVSIVGVDRVPLGYYRAKLETEEFLAASGLPYTIQRATQFHALVRTLFAGAARLPVVPVPRVSFQPVDVRDVAGRLVDLALGDPAGRVPDFGGPEILAAAELAQAVVEASGRRRRIVPVSVPGEAFRAYTGGGHLAPDHLDGKITFAQYLAEQPDAGVLRCRKRHSAGT